A single window of Methylobacterium nodulans ORS 2060 DNA harbors:
- a CDS encoding ABC transporter permease subunit yields MTGFVLRRLLQAIPTLFLVVTLSFFLVRLAPGGPFDLERPLAPSAMENLRRVYGLDQPLLVQYGRYLASLVSGDLGPSFSVRDMSVAELFARGLPVSMTLGGLALVLALVGGVGLGGLAASRRGGLVDHAVMTLGTLGLTVPGFVVAPLLQIAFGLSLRWLPVGGWEDGAPRNLVLPVVTLALPQLAVIARLTRAALLDSLATQPMRTLRSLGLPPRVIALHALRGAALPVISYLGPTAAGLLTGSVVVETIFGLPGVGRAFVDGALNRDYPLVMGTVVLVGVFVIVFNLLVDLAYALVDPRVRHA; encoded by the coding sequence ATGACCGGTTTCGTGCTGCGCCGGCTGCTCCAGGCGATCCCGACCCTGTTCCTGGTCGTGACCCTGTCGTTCTTCCTGGTCCGGCTCGCCCCGGGCGGGCCGTTCGATCTGGAGCGGCCGCTCGCGCCCTCGGCCATGGAGAACCTCCGCCGGGTCTACGGGCTCGACCAGCCGCTGCTCGTTCAGTACGGGCGCTACCTCGCGTCGCTGGTGTCGGGCGATCTCGGGCCGTCCTTCTCGGTGCGGGACATGAGCGTGGCGGAGCTCTTCGCGCGCGGGCTGCCGGTTTCGATGACGCTCGGCGGGCTGGCGCTCGTGCTCGCGCTCGTGGGGGGCGTCGGGCTCGGCGGCCTTGCGGCCTCGCGCCGGGGCGGCCTCGTCGATCACGCGGTGATGACGCTCGGCACGCTCGGGCTCACGGTGCCGGGCTTCGTCGTGGCGCCGCTCTTGCAGATCGCCTTCGGGCTGTCCTTGCGCTGGCTGCCGGTGGGCGGCTGGGAGGACGGGGCGCCGAGGAACCTCGTCCTGCCCGTGGTGACGCTCGCCCTGCCGCAACTGGCGGTGATCGCGCGGCTCACCCGGGCCGCCCTCCTCGACAGCCTGGCCACCCAGCCGATGCGCACGCTGCGGTCGCTCGGCCTGCCGCCGCGCGTGATCGCGCTCCATGCGCTGCGCGGGGCGGCGCTGCCGGTCATCTCCTATCTCGGCCCGACCGCGGCGGGGCTCCTCACCGGCTCGGTGGTGGTGGAGACGATCTTCGGCCTGCCGGGCGTCGGGCGCGCCTTCGTGGACGGGGCGCTCAACCGCGACTACCCGCTGGTGATGGGCACGGTGGTGCTCGTGGGGGTGTTCGTGATCGTGTTCAACCTCCTGGTCGATCTCGCCTATGCGCTCGTCGACCCGCGCGTGCGGCACGCATGA
- a CDS encoding peptide ABC transporter substrate-binding protein: MRRRDLLAALAAASLAGPARAAGSPVYRRGNGADPETLDPHKTSTLAEATILLDLFEGLTCYDAGGNLVAGAAERWSTTPDGLTWTFTLRPEGRWSNGDPVVAEDFLAGLRRVLNPATGAKYASVLFPIRRAEAVNRSAAPVEELGVRAPDPRRLVIELEQPTPYLLELMTHQASTPVHRPSLARHGDAFSRPGNLVSNGAYLLQDVSPNDRITAVRNPHYRDAPSVRIGQVEYIPTPDLAAAVRRFAAGEIDSLDDLPADQIKALKARFGPQVWLTPALGVLALMVNLRKSPLGDRRVRQALSLAIDREFLAEAVWGETMLPAYSLTPAGLDNALPPPEMPGRELSPLEREDRAVALLRQAGFGPGATPLTVEIRYNTTDNNRNMMVAIADMWRVLNVRTSFVNTDAKTHFAHLRDGGPFDLARMSWIADYSDPQNFLFLVESGNDGFNSGHYANPAYDALMREAAGTVDLERRAGLLYRAEEIFLADLPWIPLLHYRHKHMVAPRLKGMQPNIRGVAPTRYLWLDG, encoded by the coding sequence ATGCGCCGCCGCGACCTCCTCGCGGCCCTCGCCGCCGCCTCCCTCGCCGGGCCCGCCCGCGCGGCGGGTTCCCCCGTCTATCGCCGGGGCAACGGGGCGGATCCGGAGACGCTCGACCCGCACAAGACCTCCACGCTGGCGGAGGCCACGATCCTGCTCGACCTCTTCGAGGGCCTGACCTGCTACGACGCAGGCGGCAATCTGGTGGCGGGAGCGGCGGAACGCTGGTCCACTACGCCTGACGGGCTGACCTGGACCTTCACGCTGCGGCCGGAGGGCCGCTGGTCGAATGGCGACCCGGTTGTGGCGGAGGATTTCTTGGCCGGCCTGCGCCGGGTGCTGAACCCGGCGACGGGCGCCAAATACGCGAGCGTGCTGTTTCCGATCCGCCGGGCGGAGGCGGTGAATCGCAGCGCGGCTCCGGTGGAGGAACTCGGCGTGCGGGCGCCCGATCCGCGCAGGCTGGTGATCGAACTCGAGCAGCCGACCCCCTACCTCCTCGAATTGATGACGCATCAGGCGAGCACGCCGGTGCACCGGCCCTCGCTCGCGCGCCACGGCGACGCCTTCAGCCGGCCCGGGAACCTCGTCTCGAACGGCGCCTACCTGCTGCAGGATGTCTCGCCGAACGACCGGATCACGGCCGTGCGCAACCCGCATTACCGCGACGCGCCGAGCGTGCGGATCGGCCAAGTGGAGTACATCCCGACCCCGGACCTCGCGGCGGCGGTGCGGCGCTTCGCGGCGGGCGAGATCGATTCCCTCGACGACCTGCCGGCCGACCAGATCAAGGCGCTGAAGGCGCGCTTCGGGCCGCAGGTCTGGCTCACGCCGGCGCTCGGCGTGCTGGCGCTGATGGTGAACCTGCGGAAAAGCCCTCTGGGCGACCGGCGAGTGCGCCAAGCCCTCTCGCTCGCCATCGACCGCGAGTTCCTGGCCGAGGCGGTCTGGGGCGAGACGATGCTGCCGGCCTATTCCCTCACGCCGGCTGGGCTCGACAATGCCCTGCCGCCGCCCGAGATGCCGGGCCGGGAGCTGTCGCCCCTGGAGCGGGAGGACCGGGCGGTGGCCCTGCTGCGGCAGGCCGGCTTCGGGCCGGGCGCGACGCCGCTCACGGTCGAGATCCGCTACAACACCACCGACAACAACCGCAACATGATGGTGGCGATCGCCGATATGTGGCGCGTCCTCAACGTGAGGACGAGCTTCGTCAACACGGATGCGAAGACCCATTTCGCCCATTTGCGCGACGGCGGGCCATTCGACCTCGCCCGGATGAGCTGGATCGCCGATTATTCCGACCCGCAGAACTTCCTGTTCCTGGTCGAGAGCGGCAATGACGGCTTCAACTCGGGCCACTACGCCAATCCGGCCTATGACGCGCTGATGCGGGAGGCGGCGGGGACGGTCGATCTGGAGCGGCGCGCCGGTCTCCTCTACCGGGCCGAGGAGATCTTTCTGGCCGACCTGCCCTGGATCCCGCTGCTGCATTACCGGCACAAGCACATGGTGGCGCCGCGCCTCAAGGGGATGCAGCCCAACATCCGCGGCGTCGCGCCGACGCGCTATCTGTGGCTCGACGGATGA
- a CDS encoding GlcG/HbpS family heme-binding protein: MSDLTLDSAQSIVATALTTARELNLKPLAVVVLDARGALKAAAVEDGTSLRRAEIAAAKANGALALGIGSRAIGARAEAQAYFVAAVTHLAGPAGLVPVPGGVLIRREGRVLGAVGISGDTSDNDETAAVAGIEAAGFQAETGA; this comes from the coding sequence ATGTCCGACCTCACCCTCGATTCCGCCCAATCCATCGTGGCAACCGCCCTCACCACGGCGCGCGAGCTGAACCTCAAGCCGCTTGCGGTCGTGGTGCTCGATGCGCGCGGGGCTCTCAAGGCGGCCGCCGTCGAGGACGGGACGAGCCTCAGGCGGGCGGAGATCGCCGCCGCCAAGGCCAACGGGGCGCTCGCCCTCGGCATCGGCTCGCGGGCGATCGGCGCGCGGGCCGAGGCGCAGGCCTATTTCGTCGCGGCGGTCACGCATCTCGCGGGGCCGGCCGGGCTGGTGCCGGTCCCGGGCGGCGTGCTGATCAGGCGCGAGGGGCGCGTTCTCGGTGCGGTCGGCATCTCGGGCGACACCTCCGACAATGACGAGACGGCGGCGGTTGCGGGCATCGAGGCGGCCGGGTTCCAGGCCGAGACCGGCGCCTGA